A window of Gasterosteus aculeatus chromosome 9, fGasAcu3.hap1.1, whole genome shotgun sequence contains these coding sequences:
- the LOC120825788 gene encoding uncharacterized protein LOC120825788 isoform X1: MIQQPTEGKGKSEMQKEVTMQYTLLHTLVWLLPAFSTQELVSLSVSPDITAECGKPVTLTCNASSSQRELSIKRMEWFQNRTSVCSVSEEGEIRNHAPSTRDSYCQYKHGQLSLTFKSAKPLDRGSYACKLQSSRGARHKVTKVELQECCGKAEGVWTKDRLTCIFRNVYPDGDVHWFNPSRNLSYGSVRRYTSKQVDEGGWLTIQSDLDLENLPGPNSCSLMSPTSGRYIASTLVLKPQSRSLDATQKQTDQSGSGVGSHRPMWTFLFSAVLLGATLN, encoded by the exons ATGATTCAACAGCCAACGGAGGGAAAAGGCAAGAG TGAAATGCAAAAAGAGGTGACGATGCAGTACACATTGTTGCACACGCTTGTCTGGCTGCTACCAGCGTTCTCAACACAAG AGTTGGTGAGCCTAAGCGTTAGTCCTGACATCACCGCAGAATGTGGCAAACCGGTGACCCTGACCTGCAACGCGTCATCCTCACAAagggagctgtcaatcaaacgcaTGGAGTGGTTCCAGAACCGCACATCTGTCTGCTCCGTGAGCGAGGAGGGGGAAATCAGGAACCACGCACCCTCTACCAGGGATTCATACTGCCAGTATAAACACGGACAATTGTCCCTCACCTTTAAAAGCGCAAAGCCGCTGGACAGAGGAAGCTACGCGTGCAAACTGCAATCCAGCCGAGGAGCTCGACACAAAGTCACCAAGGTGGAGCTGCAAG AGTGTTGCGGGAAGGCAGAAGGTGTTTGGACGAAGGACCGACTCACCTGCATCTTCAGAAACGTCTACCCGGACGGAGATGTCCACTGGTTCAACCCCTCTCGCAACCTCTCATACGGGTCTGTGAGGCGCTACACCTCCAAACAAGTGGATGAAGGGGGTTGGCTGACTATTCAAAGTGACCTAGACTTGGAAAATTTACCTGGGCCCAACAGCTGTTCCTTGATGAGCCCCACATCTGGTCGATACATTGCAAGCACTTTAGTACTGAAGCCGCAGTCCCGGTCCTTGGATGCaacacagaaacagacagaCCAGAGCGGGAGTGGAGTAGGATCGCATAGACCCATGtggacttttttgttttctgcagtcTTACTTGGTGCCACACTAAATTAA
- the LOC120825788 gene encoding uncharacterized protein LOC120825788 isoform X2 yields MQKEVTMQYTLLHTLVWLLPAFSTQELVSLSVSPDITAECGKPVTLTCNASSSQRELSIKRMEWFQNRTSVCSVSEEGEIRNHAPSTRDSYCQYKHGQLSLTFKSAKPLDRGSYACKLQSSRGARHKVTKVELQECCGKAEGVWTKDRLTCIFRNVYPDGDVHWFNPSRNLSYGSVRRYTSKQVDEGGWLTIQSDLDLENLPGPNSCSLMSPTSGRYIASTLVLKPQSRSLDATQKQTDQSGSGVGSHRPMWTFLFSAVLLGATLN; encoded by the exons ATGCAAAAAGAGGTGACGATGCAGTACACATTGTTGCACACGCTTGTCTGGCTGCTACCAGCGTTCTCAACACAAG AGTTGGTGAGCCTAAGCGTTAGTCCTGACATCACCGCAGAATGTGGCAAACCGGTGACCCTGACCTGCAACGCGTCATCCTCACAAagggagctgtcaatcaaacgcaTGGAGTGGTTCCAGAACCGCACATCTGTCTGCTCCGTGAGCGAGGAGGGGGAAATCAGGAACCACGCACCCTCTACCAGGGATTCATACTGCCAGTATAAACACGGACAATTGTCCCTCACCTTTAAAAGCGCAAAGCCGCTGGACAGAGGAAGCTACGCGTGCAAACTGCAATCCAGCCGAGGAGCTCGACACAAAGTCACCAAGGTGGAGCTGCAAG AGTGTTGCGGGAAGGCAGAAGGTGTTTGGACGAAGGACCGACTCACCTGCATCTTCAGAAACGTCTACCCGGACGGAGATGTCCACTGGTTCAACCCCTCTCGCAACCTCTCATACGGGTCTGTGAGGCGCTACACCTCCAAACAAGTGGATGAAGGGGGTTGGCTGACTATTCAAAGTGACCTAGACTTGGAAAATTTACCTGGGCCCAACAGCTGTTCCTTGATGAGCCCCACATCTGGTCGATACATTGCAAGCACTTTAGTACTGAAGCCGCAGTCCCGGTCCTTGGATGCaacacagaaacagacagaCCAGAGCGGGAGTGGAGTAGGATCGCATAGACCCATGtggacttttttgttttctgcagtcTTACTTGGTGCCACACTAAATTAA